A window of Caldicellulosiruptoraceae bacterium PP1 contains these coding sequences:
- a CDS encoding class I SAM-dependent methyltransferase, which produces MRDKTEIIRKRYDRAAKYYDTIESIMERKWFSQWRKLVFTFVKGPKVLEVGVGTGKNMIYYSLDWDIVAIDFSPKMLEKAKEKVAKLQLDIDLRQMDVQHLEFTDNSFDTVVTACVFCSVPDPILGLKEIRRVLKKDGLLIMLEHVRSKKEPIGKVMDILNPLVVGIYGANINRNTVDNVKKAGFEIVEEKNLLIDIVKLIIAKPIK; this is translated from the coding sequence ATGAGAGATAAAACTGAAATAATCAGAAAAAGGTATGACAGAGCCGCTAAATATTATGATACAATTGAAAGCATAATGGAGAGGAAATGGTTTTCTCAATGGAGAAAGTTAGTGTTTACCTTTGTGAAAGGACCCAAAGTTCTAGAAGTAGGTGTTGGAACAGGTAAAAATATGATTTATTATAGTCTCGATTGGGATATAGTTGCAATAGATTTTAGCCCTAAAATGCTTGAGAAAGCTAAAGAAAAGGTAGCAAAATTACAATTAGACATAGATCTAAGACAAATGGATGTTCAGCATTTAGAGTTTACTGACAATTCTTTTGATACAGTTGTAACTGCTTGTGTATTTTGTTCAGTACCAGATCCAATTTTGGGGTTGAAAGAAATTCGTAGGGTATTAAAAAAAGACGGGTTGTTAATAATGCTTGAACATGTTCGAAGTAAAAAAGAACCAATAGGCAAAGTGATGGATATACTAAATCCTCTAGTTGTTGGTATATATGGGGCAAATATAAATAGAAATACAGTAGATAACGTAAAAAAAGCTGGATTCGAAATTGTGGAGGAAAAAAACTTGTTAATTGATATTGTAAAACTAATTATTGCAAAACCAATAAAATAG
- a CDS encoding glycoside hydrolase family 65 protein: protein MKTLPKKQPIFANDGWKVVENGFDEKNNFLSETIFTVANGYFGLRGNLEEPFYDKKQTFKATYINGFYENYDITYPEGGYGFAKIGEAMVNLADVKSTKISIDGEEFSIFSGKIIEHKRELDLREGILKREILWESPSNKRTFIQFERLAHLKYQHLGIIKIKINPINFSGNIKVISSIDGNSSNMLETEDVRVGSGVEKFPFKTLKTWANSLSGFLMQETKKSKLAYGCFANHILDFEAQCNSKADIEKNLVIFEISFNASKNREYSIIKYFSYYTERDLSKELIEQNCINEVSNAITLGYEKLLSEHKDFIDKFWNISDIEIDGFEGIQQAIRFNLFSLLQSTGRNGISNIAAKGLTGEGYGGHYFWDSEIYILPFFTYTNPEIAKKLLIYRYNLLDAARDRAKELHHKGALYPWRTIAGSECSAYFPAGTAQYHINADIVFAIKRYFEATNDIDFILKYGAEIIFETARFYVSLGSYSQEKNGKFCIHCVTGPDEYTALVDNNAYTNYMAKMNLEYAVYIYDLMKNEYPEVLDSLRKKINLEQSEVNEFKTRAKDMYLPYNEKLKIIPQDDTFLSKKRIDLSTIPEDQFPLLLNWHYLDIYRLQVCKQPDVLLAIFLLRDLFSYEDLKNNYEYYEPVTTHDSSLSPAVFGILATELGLLDKAFEYFRYTVRMDLDDLNNNTKDGIHAACMGGSWMGLIYGFAGMRTKNNKLYFAPKLPKELTYISFKIKFRNSDIKIEIYNNKAIYTLIEGDEIVLSHYNIQFSLAKEESKEFLIE, encoded by the coding sequence TTGAAAACATTACCAAAAAAACAACCTATCTTTGCAAACGATGGCTGGAAAGTTGTTGAAAATGGTTTTGATGAAAAAAACAACTTCTTAAGCGAAACAATCTTTACTGTTGCTAATGGATACTTTGGTCTACGAGGAAATTTAGAAGAACCATTTTATGATAAAAAGCAAACCTTCAAAGCAACATATATTAATGGATTTTATGAAAATTATGATATTACTTATCCAGAAGGTGGATATGGCTTTGCAAAGATTGGTGAAGCAATGGTAAATTTAGCAGATGTAAAGAGCACAAAAATATCAATTGATGGTGAGGAATTTAGCATTTTTTCAGGTAAAATAATAGAACATAAACGAGAGCTCGATTTAAGGGAAGGTATATTAAAAAGAGAAATTTTGTGGGAATCACCGTCAAATAAAAGGACTTTCATTCAATTTGAAAGATTAGCTCACTTAAAATATCAGCACCTTGGTATAATTAAAATAAAAATAAATCCTATCAATTTTTCAGGTAATATTAAAGTCATTAGTAGTATAGATGGTAACTCCTCTAATATGCTTGAAACAGAAGATGTTAGAGTAGGTTCAGGAGTTGAAAAGTTTCCTTTTAAAACATTAAAAACTTGGGCAAATAGTCTATCAGGATTTTTAATGCAAGAAACTAAAAAAAGTAAACTTGCTTATGGATGTTTTGCAAATCATATATTAGATTTTGAAGCTCAATGTAATTCTAAAGCTGATATTGAAAAAAACTTAGTGATTTTTGAAATAAGCTTTAATGCCTCTAAAAATAGAGAATATAGTATAATCAAGTATTTTTCATATTATACCGAAAGAGATTTATCAAAAGAGCTAATTGAACAAAATTGTATTAATGAGGTTTCAAATGCAATTACACTTGGATATGAGAAATTATTATCTGAGCATAAAGATTTTATTGATAAATTTTGGAATATTTCAGATATTGAAATAGATGGATTTGAAGGTATTCAGCAAGCAATAAGATTTAATCTATTCTCTCTACTTCAATCAACAGGTAGAAATGGAATATCAAATATTGCTGCAAAAGGACTTACTGGTGAAGGCTATGGTGGACATTACTTTTGGGATTCTGAAATATATATTTTGCCATTTTTTACTTATACAAATCCAGAGATTGCAAAGAAACTTTTAATATATAGATATAACCTATTAGATGCAGCACGAGATAGAGCCAAAGAACTTCATCATAAAGGAGCCTTATATCCATGGAGAACAATAGCAGGCAGTGAATGTTCAGCATATTTTCCTGCTGGTACAGCACAATACCATATAAATGCTGATATAGTCTTTGCTATAAAGAGGTATTTTGAAGCAACAAATGATATTGATTTTATATTGAAATATGGAGCTGAGATTATATTTGAAACTGCAAGGTTTTATGTAAGCCTTGGTTCTTATAGTCAAGAAAAAAATGGTAAATTCTGCATTCATTGTGTAACAGGTCCTGATGAATATACTGCATTGGTTGATAATAATGCATATACAAATTATATGGCAAAGATGAATCTTGAATATGCTGTCTATATATATGATCTTATGAAGAATGAATATCCAGAAGTTTTAGATTCATTACGCAAAAAAATAAACCTTGAACAATCTGAAGTAAATGAATTTAAAACTAGAGCTAAAGATATGTACCTACCTTATAATGAAAAGCTAAAGATTATTCCACAAGATGATACTTTTTTAAGTAAAAAGAGAATAGATTTGTCAACAATACCAGAAGACCAATTTCCTCTACTTCTTAATTGGCATTATTTGGATATATATAGATTACAGGTTTGTAAGCAACCAGATGTTTTATTGGCAATATTCTTACTAAGAGATTTGTTTAGTTATGAAGATCTTAAAAATAATTATGAATATTATGAACCTGTGACAACACATGATTCCTCCCTATCGCCTGCAGTATTTGGTATATTAGCAACAGAATTAGGTTTGTTAGATAAAGCCTTTGAATACTTTAGATACACTGTTAGAATGGATTTGGACGACTTAAACAACAATACTAAAGATGGTATTCACGCAGCATGCATGGGTGGTTCTTGGATGGGACTTATATATGGTTTTGCTGGTATGAGAACTAAAAACAATAAATTATATTTTGCACCAAAACTTCCAAAAGAGTTAACTTATATTTCTTTTAAGATTAAATTTAGAAATTCTGATATTAAAATTGAAATATATAATAATAAAGCAATATACACTTTGATTGAAGGAGATGAAATAGTTTTAAGTCATTATAATATCCAATTTTCACTAGCAAAAGAGGAAAGCAAAGAGTTTTTAATTGAGTAA
- a CDS encoding L-fucose/L-arabinose isomerase family protein — MSNIPSVKLGIVAVSRDCFPVTLSQKRREAVVKACNEKGVNIFEAKTTVENEKDVLKALEELKNANVNALVVYLGNFGPEGPETMLAQKFDGPSMFVAAAEETQDNLFDGRGDAYCGMLNASYNIGLRKLNPYIHEYPVGTPDEIADMINDFEDIARVIIGVKNLKIFSFGPRPQDFLACNAPIKPLYDLGIEIMENSELDLFESFNAHKDDPRISEVVKSMQEELGSGNGYPGVLPKLAQYELTLMDWYEKHMGASKYAIFANKCWPAFQTQFGFVPCYVNSRLASRGIPVSCEVDIYGALSEYIINCATNLPATLLDINNTVPKDMYETNKDKFNGYKLSDLFMGFHCGNTPICHMKYASIKYQLIMHRLLEPDKEPDITRGTLEGAIRPGDITLFRLQSTADGILRSYVAEGEIIDVDPKSFGGIGIFAIKEMARFYRHVLIAKRYPHHAGVAFKHAGKVLFAAMKMLGIDDVSFNQPANMLYKDENPFK, encoded by the coding sequence ATGAGTAACATACCATCTGTAAAATTAGGTATTGTTGCTGTTTCTCGTGACTGCTTTCCTGTAACACTTAGCCAAAAAAGAAGAGAAGCTGTTGTTAAAGCTTGTAATGAAAAAGGTGTTAATATTTTTGAAGCAAAAACAACAGTAGAAAACGAAAAAGATGTATTAAAAGCACTCGAAGAGCTGAAAAATGCCAATGTAAATGCCCTTGTAGTTTATTTGGGTAACTTTGGGCCTGAAGGACCAGAAACAATGCTTGCTCAAAAATTTGATGGTCCTTCAATGTTTGTTGCAGCAGCTGAGGAAACACAGGACAATCTATTTGATGGACGTGGTGATGCATATTGTGGAATGCTTAATGCATCATATAATATTGGACTTAGAAAATTAAATCCTTACATTCATGAATATCCAGTTGGAACACCAGATGAAATAGCAGATATGATTAATGATTTTGAAGATATTGCGAGAGTTATTATTGGTGTAAAAAATCTTAAAATATTTAGTTTTGGGCCAAGACCACAAGATTTTCTTGCATGTAATGCACCTATAAAACCTCTTTATGATCTCGGCATTGAGATAATGGAAAATTCTGAACTGGATCTTTTCGAATCATTTAATGCACATAAAGATGACCCAAGAATATCAGAAGTTGTTAAAAGTATGCAAGAAGAGCTTGGTAGTGGGAATGGATATCCAGGAGTTTTACCAAAACTTGCACAATATGAACTAACACTTATGGATTGGTATGAAAAACATATGGGAGCATCTAAATATGCAATATTTGCTAATAAGTGTTGGCCGGCATTCCAAACACAGTTTGGTTTTGTGCCATGTTATGTAAATTCCAGATTAGCTTCTCGTGGGATACCAGTTTCATGTGAAGTAGATATATACGGTGCATTGAGTGAGTACATTATCAACTGTGCTACCAATCTTCCTGCAACCCTTCTTGATATTAATAATACAGTACCTAAAGATATGTATGAAACAAATAAGGATAAGTTTAATGGTTATAAATTAAGTGATTTATTTATGGGATTCCATTGCGGCAATACACCTATTTGCCATATGAAATATGCTTCAATAAAGTATCAGCTAATTATGCATAGACTTTTAGAACCTGACAAAGAACCAGATATTACAAGGGGTACTTTAGAAGGAGCAATAAGACCTGGTGATATTACATTATTTAGACTTCAATCCACAGCTGATGGAATTCTGAGAAGTTATGTAGCTGAGGGTGAAATTATAGATGTTGATCCAAAATCATTTGGAGGTATTGGTATATTTGCAATAAAAGAGATGGCCAGATTTTATAGACATGTTTTAATTGCAAAAAGATATCCTCATCATGCAGGTGTTGCATTTAAACATGCAGGTAAAGTTCTATTTGCAGCAATGAAGATGTTAGGAATAGATGATGTATCATTTAATCAACCAGCAAATATGCTATATAAAGATGAAAACCCATTCAAATAA
- a CDS encoding alkaline phosphatase, which yields MFNKKRIASIILIISIFFSFFMVSTFADETPESDSISVKNVIIMIPDGMTVAHTTLARWYQGGENLNMDELACGLIRTFSANNPITDSAPAATAMATGYKSNNKYLSVMPEVVSMPGVDKIEEKNISRPIATIFEAAKLKGLSTGIIATSNVQHATPAAFTSHTSDRNDYETIAKQQVFNNIDVVFGGGLKYLEKENRKDKEDLLDVLKQKGYEIITKASELKNIKGNKVWGLFANDAMKYDFDRKGTGEPSLAEMTSKAISILSKNKNGFILMVEGSKIDWASHANDPVGVVSDVLAFDKAVKVALDFAKKRNDTAIIIAPDHNNGGMSFGTNGASDLYLNSFLKYIQKATLTGEGVESKLNADKSNIASVVSQYYGIDNLTEDEIKAIKNAKQGSLNSVLGPIISKRSYIGWTTNEHTGEEVVLYSYHPNNYILKGVIDNTDIAWYINEILGLNLDEVNENMYVSNTELEEMGYSVDIDKSVPGSAKLIVKTQNHTLIADENKNIANIDGKEMKLKFVNVISFKKFYISKEILNYLK from the coding sequence ATGTTTAATAAAAAAAGAATAGCTTCAATTATTTTAATAATATCAATCTTTTTTTCCTTCTTTATGGTTAGTACATTTGCTGATGAAACACCAGAATCAGATTCCATTAGTGTTAAAAATGTAATAATAATGATACCAGATGGAATGACAGTTGCTCATACAACACTTGCAAGATGGTATCAAGGTGGAGAAAATCTTAATATGGATGAACTTGCCTGTGGTCTTATAAGAACATTTTCAGCAAACAATCCCATAACTGATTCTGCACCTGCTGCTACAGCTATGGCAACAGGATATAAATCAAATAATAAATACCTCTCTGTAATGCCAGAGGTTGTTTCAATGCCTGGTGTTGATAAAATAGAAGAGAAAAACATATCAAGACCTATTGCAACAATCTTTGAAGCAGCAAAATTAAAAGGACTTTCAACAGGAATAATTGCTACATCCAATGTTCAACATGCTACTCCAGCAGCTTTTACATCTCATACATCAGATAGAAACGACTATGAAACAATTGCCAAACAGCAAGTTTTCAATAATATTGATGTTGTCTTTGGTGGTGGACTTAAATACCTTGAAAAAGAGAATAGAAAAGATAAAGAAGATTTACTTGATGTATTAAAGCAAAAAGGTTATGAGATTATAACAAAAGCTTCAGAACTCAAAAACATAAAAGGTAATAAAGTTTGGGGACTTTTTGCAAATGATGCAATGAAATATGACTTTGATAGAAAAGGTACTGGTGAACCATCATTAGCAGAGATGACAAGTAAAGCCATATCTATTTTATCTAAAAACAAAAATGGCTTTATCCTAATGGTTGAAGGTAGCAAAATCGATTGGGCTTCCCATGCAAATGACCCTGTAGGTGTTGTAAGCGATGTATTAGCATTTGATAAAGCAGTTAAGGTTGCACTTGATTTTGCTAAAAAAAGAAATGATACAGCAATTATAATAGCACCTGATCATAACAATGGTGGAATGTCCTTTGGAACAAATGGGGCTTCAGACCTTTATCTAAATAGCTTTTTAAAATATATTCAAAAAGCTACACTCACTGGTGAAGGAGTTGAAAGCAAATTAAATGCTGATAAAAGTAATATAGCAAGTGTAGTGTCACAATATTACGGTATTGATAATCTTACTGAAGATGAGATTAAAGCAATTAAGAATGCTAAACAAGGCTCACTTAATTCTGTTTTAGGGCCTATTATTAGTAAAAGGTCATATATTGGTTGGACCACAAATGAGCATACTGGCGAAGAAGTTGTCTTATACAGTTATCATCCAAATAACTATATCTTAAAAGGAGTAATTGATAATACCGATATTGCTTGGTATATTAATGAAATACTTGGTTTAAACCTTGATGAAGTAAATGAAAATATGTATGTATCAAATACAGAATTAGAAGAAATGGGATACTCTGTTGATATTGATAAGTCTGTACCTGGTAGTGCTAAATTAATTGTAAAAACACAAAACCATACCTTAATTGCTGATGAGAATAAAAATATAGCAAATATTGATGGTAAAGAAATGAAATTGAAGTTTGTAAATGTAATATCCTTTAAAAAATTTTATATAAGTAAAGAAATATTAAACTATTTAAAGTAA
- a CDS encoding phosphate ABC transporter substrate-binding protein PstS family protein codes for MKKIKFLKTLLFSFILIAIFSNYSLSTYALNMFSYSSIILPKSTTQKNITLNFSSQISKGTNFNKIKVYKGKAKTLKTKVEIENKKINITINESLVPGVTYTLLIPSNSVKDNNGSVNREIKIDFKISQNKNLSGRITIAGSTSVQPLADELAKYFMQLYPKVTIDVQGGGSSVGIKSAKEGIADIGTSSRELKPDETGLKEFKIAEDGIAIVVNPKNPISDLTVEKIRDIFSGKIKNWSELGGKNSKILVVTREEGSGTRGAFEEIIMGKTTITNNAVVQPSTGAVKTTVSQDENAIGYISLGVLDSQVKAVKVNGVEATEKNARLNKYTIKRPFLFLTKTNPTGVVKEFIDFVLSPEGQAIVSKNYITVK; via the coding sequence ATGAAGAAAATTAAATTCTTAAAAACCCTTTTGTTTTCTTTTATCCTTATAGCAATTTTTTCTAATTATTCATTAAGCACTTATGCTTTAAACATGTTTAGTTATTCGTCTATAATATTACCAAAAAGTACTACTCAAAAGAATATCACATTAAACTTTTCTAGTCAAATATCCAAAGGGACTAATTTTAACAAAATAAAAGTGTATAAAGGTAAAGCAAAAACATTGAAAACAAAGGTAGAAATTGAAAATAAAAAAATCAATATAACAATAAACGAATCATTAGTTCCTGGTGTTACCTATACTTTATTAATCCCTTCTAATTCAGTAAAAGATAATAATGGTTCAGTAAACCGCGAAATCAAGATTGACTTCAAAATTTCACAAAATAAAAATCTTTCTGGAAGAATTACCATTGCTGGTTCGACATCAGTTCAGCCTTTAGCTGATGAACTTGCTAAATATTTTATGCAACTTTATCCAAAGGTTACAATTGATGTTCAAGGTGGTGGTTCTTCTGTGGGTATAAAATCAGCAAAAGAAGGTATTGCCGATATTGGTACATCCTCAAGAGAACTAAAACCAGATGAAACAGGTCTTAAAGAATTTAAGATTGCTGAAGATGGAATTGCAATTGTGGTAAATCCAAAAAATCCTATATCAGATCTCACAGTTGAAAAAATAAGAGATATCTTTAGTGGAAAGATTAAAAACTGGAGTGAACTTGGCGGAAAAAATTCAAAGATTTTAGTTGTTACACGTGAAGAAGGTTCAGGAACTAGAGGTGCTTTTGAAGAGATAATTATGGGCAAAACTACAATAACAAATAATGCTGTTGTTCAACCATCAACAGGAGCTGTAAAAACTACTGTATCTCAAGATGAGAATGCAATTGGATATATTTCTCTTGGTGTTTTAGATAGTCAAGTTAAGGCTGTTAAAGTAAATGGTGTTGAAGCTACAGAAAAAAATGCAAGGCTAAACAAATATACAATTAAAAGACCATTTCTCTTTTTAACTAAAACAAATCCAACAGGTGTTGTAAAAGAATTTATTGATTTTGTCTTATCACCAGAAGGTCAGGCAATAGTATCAAAGAATTATATAACTGTTAAATAA
- a CDS encoding helix-turn-helix domain-containing protein has translation MQQFDNKLIGMRIREQREKLGLSRQELSEIVGLSDYYIGQLERGERQMSLPVLINIANILHISLDKLIYGNDLERSYIKDTQENYKATLDYDIAEINELIKNCSQNELRLIKKIIKLILPYINNK, from the coding sequence ATGCAGCAATTTGATAACAAATTAATTGGTATGCGTATTCGTGAACAGCGAGAAAAATTAGGGCTTTCACGGCAAGAACTGTCAGAAATAGTTGGTTTATCTGATTACTATATAGGGCAGCTTGAACGTGGTGAAAGGCAAATGAGTCTTCCAGTACTAATAAATATTGCCAATATATTGCATATCTCATTGGATAAATTGATTTATGGAAATGACTTAGAACGTTCATATATAAAAGATACACAAGAAAACTATAAAGCTACGTTAGATTATGATATAGCTGAAATTAATGAACTCATAAAAAACTGTAGTCAAAATGAACTAAGGCTTATTAAAAAAATAATAAAACTTATCTTGCCTTATATAAATAACAAGTAA
- a CDS encoding Veg family protein, with amino-acid sequence MVDKLHLQQLKKDIEAIKGEKILIRANKGRKKMFEVEGILQDTYSNLFVVKFPIDKDCTQYRCVTYTYSDLITNSVEIVLCKDRIKTSKM; translated from the coding sequence GTGGTTGATAAACTTCACCTTCAGCAGCTCAAGAAAGACATCGAAGCAATCAAGGGTGAAAAAATACTCATAAGAGCTAACAAAGGTCGAAAAAAGATGTTTGAAGTAGAAGGTATATTACAAGACACTTATTCTAATCTTTTTGTTGTCAAATTTCCAATCGATAAAGACTGCACACAATACAGATGCGTAACATATACTTACTCAGACCTCATTACCAATTCTGTTGAAATAGTCTTATGTAAAGATAGAATAAAAACAAGCAAAATGTAA
- a CDS encoding SPOCS domain-containing protein, with product MNKEFDKIEYLNVFGSDSQKVIIEGEIVLPEIKPNIQKVLQSDAEVIITKVQVLNDKVLVEGQVDFKLIYQSTDEQRKISWLSSSADFSKTFDILGVKPNMECEIKEGLVYSYCSPLSERKIQAKAIVDLNVSVKSTVSIEYLKDVKDDSIKYLKEEIKLSNPIVLQEKINKKESLELPSGKASIREILRSYAKLTDKNIKLDGRKVNIDLKVDVKTIYSPDIAALPIETVEHDVFVSYSFNLPEQYEDLSPIIKLSIEDFRVVPKTDDQGELRKIDCEIDICVNLLFNKIDKVVPIIDIYSVNKKLNEIKKTLNIDQYLGDIKENWTIKDIANLQDDIEEVFSATSRVEIDSVKTVRDAIEVKGVIIVFVIYLSKDMLNPLKSSTIQIPFTHRFDFNGIFEEDKVYANIDVENISFSILSHNEIELRCHLNADILANRTRYVEIIVDVDFGEEILDEDVRLAPIYIYTVQKGDSLWKIAKKYRTTVEKIVAFNQIEDENLIYPGQKLIIVK from the coding sequence GTGAATAAAGAATTTGATAAAATTGAGTATCTTAATGTATTTGGATCAGATTCTCAAAAAGTGATAATTGAAGGAGAAATTGTACTTCCGGAGATCAAACCAAATATTCAAAAAGTGCTTCAAAGTGATGCAGAAGTTATTATTACTAAAGTTCAAGTATTAAATGATAAAGTTTTAGTAGAAGGGCAAGTTGATTTTAAATTAATTTATCAATCAACTGATGAACAAAGGAAAATATCTTGGTTATCAAGTTCAGCAGATTTTTCAAAAACGTTTGATATTTTGGGTGTAAAGCCAAATATGGAATGCGAAATAAAAGAAGGGCTTGTTTATAGCTACTGTTCACCATTAAGTGAGAGGAAGATACAAGCTAAGGCTATTGTTGATTTAAATGTTTCTGTAAAAAGTACTGTTTCTATAGAATACCTAAAAGATGTTAAAGATGACTCTATTAAATACCTTAAAGAAGAAATTAAATTATCTAACCCAATCGTTTTACAAGAGAAGATTAATAAAAAGGAAAGTTTAGAACTACCTTCAGGTAAAGCTTCTATTAGAGAGATATTAAGGTCATATGCAAAACTTACTGATAAAAACATAAAATTAGATGGTAGAAAAGTAAATATAGATTTAAAGGTTGATGTAAAAACAATATATTCACCAGATATTGCTGCACTTCCAATTGAAACAGTTGAACATGATGTTTTTGTATCTTATTCGTTTAATTTGCCTGAACAATATGAAGATTTATCACCTATTATCAAACTTTCAATAGAAGATTTTCGTGTTGTACCAAAAACTGACGATCAAGGCGAACTAAGAAAAATTGATTGTGAAATAGATATATGTGTAAACTTGTTATTTAATAAGATTGATAAAGTTGTGCCGATTATTGATATTTATTCAGTAAATAAAAAGTTAAATGAAATTAAAAAGACATTAAATATTGATCAGTATTTAGGTGATATTAAAGAAAATTGGACAATTAAAGATATAGCAAATTTACAAGATGATATTGAAGAAGTTTTTTCAGCAACCTCAAGAGTAGAAATAGATTCAGTAAAAACTGTTAGAGATGCTATCGAGGTTAAAGGAGTGATAATTGTATTTGTCATATATCTTTCTAAAGATATGCTAAACCCTTTGAAAAGTTCAACAATTCAAATACCATTTACACATAGATTTGATTTTAACGGTATTTTTGAAGAAGATAAGGTTTATGCAAATATTGATGTTGAAAATATTTCTTTTAGTATTTTATCTCATAATGAGATAGAGTTAAGATGCCATCTAAATGCTGATATACTTGCAAATAGAACAAGGTATGTTGAAATAATAGTTGATGTTGATTTTGGTGAAGAGATTTTAGATGAAGATGTTAGATTAGCACCTATTTACATTTATACAGTTCAAAAAGGGGACTCACTTTGGAAAATAGCTAAGAAATATAGAACAACAGTTGAGAAAATAGTAGCATTTAATCAAATAGAGGATGAGAACTTAATTTATCCCGGACAAAAGCTGATAATTGTAAAATAA
- the murC gene encoding UDP-N-acetylmuramate--L-alanine ligase: protein MNHYFLIGIGGVSMSAIALILKNQGHKVSGSDIKQSETINKLLDKGVNVYIGHKEENISGDEIVIYTAAIKDDNPELIKAKSLGLKIYERAEFLGKLMTSFRNVINIAGTHGKTTTTSMIGFILKKANLLPTILVGADVEQLGGNYLIGSNKYLVAEACEYVDSFLKFKPTIGVILNIDNDHLDYFKDIEHIKKSFNSFARLLPHDGFLVVNADDKNTIDSLDNVTCKVFSYSTNSKYADFYADNLSVGLKGYTFDIYHNGLFLAHVELSIPGIHNVSNALAAFAVCYLLGIDAKIIAYSLYEFNGAKRRIEFKGTVNGAIIYDDYAHHPTEIITTLKTLKEICKGRLIAVFQPHTYTRLKNLLLDFANSLKLADVVILTDVYAAREKNIYNISSVDLLGKLKDINVDCVFISKFEDIANFLLDELKQNDIIVTIGAGNVNQVISILFEETDKKAQNLVKA from the coding sequence ATGAATCATTACTTTTTAATAGGTATAGGCGGAGTTTCGATGAGTGCAATAGCGTTAATACTTAAAAATCAAGGTCATAAAGTTTCTGGTTCTGATATAAAACAAAGTGAAACAATAAATAAATTATTAGATAAAGGTGTTAATGTATATATTGGTCATAAAGAAGAAAACATATCTGGTGATGAGATTGTAATTTATACTGCTGCAATAAAAGACGATAATCCTGAACTAATCAAGGCTAAAAGCTTAGGTCTTAAGATATATGAAAGAGCAGAATTTTTAGGAAAACTTATGACTAGTTTCAGAAATGTAATAAATATTGCTGGAACGCATGGCAAAACTACTACTACATCTATGATTGGTTTTATTTTGAAAAAAGCTAATTTACTACCTACTATTTTAGTAGGAGCTGATGTTGAACAATTAGGAGGTAATTACCTTATTGGTTCGAATAAATATCTTGTAGCTGAAGCATGCGAATATGTCGATAGTTTCTTGAAATTTAAGCCAACAATAGGAGTTATTTTGAATATCGACAATGACCATTTAGATTACTTTAAGGATATTGAACATATTAAAAAATCCTTCAATAGTTTTGCCAGATTACTTCCACATGATGGATTTTTAGTTGTTAATGCTGATGATAAAAATACTATTGATTCTTTAGATAATGTTACATGCAAAGTATTCTCATATTCAACTAATAGCAAATACGCTGACTTTTATGCTGATAATCTATCAGTAGGACTTAAAGGCTATACCTTTGATATTTACCACAATGGTTTATTTTTAGCTCATGTCGAATTAAGTATTCCAGGTATTCATAATGTCTCAAATGCATTAGCTGCGTTTGCTGTATGTTACTTATTAGGTATTGATGCCAAAATAATAGCATATTCATTATATGAATTTAATGGTGCAAAAAGGCGAATAGAATTTAAAGGAACTGTTAATGGTGCCATAATTTATGATGATTACGCTCATCATCCAACTGAGATTATTACAACATTAAAAACATTAAAAGAGATTTGTAAAGGTAGACTTATTGCTGTTTTTCAACCGCATACTTATACCAGACTTAAAAATCTATTGCTTGATTTCGCTAACTCACTAAAGTTAGCAGATGTAGTTATATTAACTGATGTTTATGCCGCAAGAGAAAAAAATATTTATAATATTTCTTCAGTAGATCTACTTGGAAAATTGAAAGATATAAATGTAGACTGTGTTTTTATATCCAAATTTGAAGATATCGCGAACTTTTTATTAGATGAATTAAAACAAAATGATATAATTGTCACAATAGGTGCTGGTAATGTAAATCAAGTAATTTCAATTTTGTTTGAAGAAACAGATAAAAAAGCTCAAAACCTTGTGAAAGCATAA